One segment of Campylobacter sp. CNRCH_2014_0184h DNA contains the following:
- a CDS encoding NYN domain-containing protein, whose protein sequence is MDNKSVAIFIDAENIPSKYAKSIFDIASDYGEIVIKRIYGDWTQKNIQNWKEQIAQYSIIAMQQFNFIANKNSSDMYLITEIMSFFYEKDIDIFVIVSSDSDYTSLIQRLKEGKKQVIGMGLKQAVKSYVNSFSEFFYLDQDESKEKILSTKEYIKDLINITEALIEEKGRAEYAQIRTNMNRKHANFIPQNFGFKNFRALVKEFLPQMKQFKEGNEKNIYFLIEKTKA, encoded by the coding sequence ATGGATAACAAAAGCGTGGCGATCTTTATTGATGCAGAAAATATTCCTTCAAAATATGCAAAATCTATTTTTGATATCGCTTCTGATTATGGAGAAATTGTTATAAAACGAATTTATGGAGATTGGACACAAAAAAATATACAAAATTGGAAAGAACAAATCGCACAATATTCTATTATCGCTATGCAGCAATTTAATTTTATAGCTAATAAAAACTCAAGTGATATGTACTTAATCACTGAGATTATGAGTTTTTTTTATGAAAAAGATATTGATATTTTTGTCATTGTTTCAAGCGATAGTGATTATACTAGTTTAATCCAAAGGCTTAAAGAGGGTAAAAAGCAAGTTATAGGTATGGGTTTAAAACAAGCTGTAAAATCTTATGTGAATTCTTTTAGTGAATTTTTTTATTTAGATCAAGATGAATCTAAAGAAAAAATATTAAGCACTAAAGAATATATCAAAGATTTAATCAATATCACAGAAGCCTTAATAGAAGAAAAAGGTCGTGCTGAATATGCTCAAATTCGCACCAATATGAATAGAAAACACGCAAATTTTATCCCTCAAAATTTTGGTTTTAAAAATTTTAGAGCATTGGTAAAAGAGTTTTTACCACAAATGAAACAATTTAAAGAAGGTAATGAAAAAAATATTTATTTTCTTATTGAAAAAACAAAGGCTTAA
- the rmuC gene encoding DNA recombination protein RmuC yields MENILIAFLAIVVLAFIWYAFKSQKEKAKLEFLNQSNIALQNQLANLEFEKTTLIEKNSKLLDEKILYLSKNEALEAKLAQKEQTQQELLNIHLKERANLKEEYTQTLIKLEEKYKQSLVELKQELEQNLQKQNANILNQNKLMLNEDTKKILEEIFLPVKKSVKEYNERLNSNEVSLKTHIDNMFKFSQNMTENADKLAKILKGDKKIRGNFAELQLKSVLENSGLVEGVQYKLQERFQDEGKTYIPDAVVFLDKQKSIIIDAKFSLPSDFAFEDVSQNTCLDLAYNLKSRIDELAKKPYMQYDKHTYEFVLLFIPYQNILDLILNVDLEIYQYAYKKKVYLTTPNTLFMALNTINISWKNIQSNENILKAFDELGKFHDKFAGVLDDFEKIKENIKRLNTNVDNMQTKLTHGSGNIASRVIKLKELGAKTQKLIKCEMSDESSI; encoded by the coding sequence ATGGAAAATATCTTGATAGCCTTTTTAGCTATTGTAGTTTTAGCTTTTATATGGTATGCGTTTAAAAGTCAAAAAGAAAAAGCAAAATTAGAGTTTTTAAACCAAAGCAATATAGCCTTGCAAAATCAACTTGCTAATTTAGAGTTTGAAAAAACTACACTCATAGAAAAAAATTCCAAACTTTTAGATGAAAAAATATTATATTTGTCTAAAAATGAGGCTTTAGAAGCAAAATTAGCTCAAAAAGAACAAACCCAGCAAGAACTTTTAAATATACATTTAAAAGAGCGTGCGAATTTAAAAGAAGAATATACCCAAACTTTAATAAAACTAGAAGAAAAATACAAGCAAAGCTTAGTAGAATTAAAACAAGAATTAGAACAAAATTTACAAAAACAAAATGCTAATATTTTAAACCAAAACAAACTTATGCTTAATGAGGATACAAAAAAAATCTTAGAAGAAATTTTCTTGCCTGTGAAAAAAAGCGTTAAAGAATACAATGAAAGACTAAATTCAAATGAAGTTAGTCTTAAAACTCATATTGATAATATGTTTAAATTTAGTCAAAATATGACAGAAAATGCAGATAAGCTAGCTAAAATTTTAAAGGGTGATAAAAAAATTCGTGGTAATTTTGCAGAATTGCAACTAAAATCTGTTTTAGAAAATAGTGGTTTGGTAGAGGGCGTGCAGTATAAATTGCAAGAGAGATTTCAAGATGAGGGTAAAACCTATATTCCTGATGCGGTAGTATTTTTAGATAAACAAAAAAGTATAATCATAGATGCAAAATTTTCTTTGCCAAGTGATTTTGCTTTTGAAGATGTTAGTCAAAACACTTGCCTTGATTTAGCTTATAATCTAAAATCAAGGATTGATGAGTTAGCCAAAAAGCCTTATATGCAGTATGATAAACACACTTATGAGTTTGTTTTGCTTTTTATACCTTATCAAAATATCTTAGATTTGATTTTAAATGTAGATCTTGAAATTTATCAATACGCTTACAAAAAAAAGGTTTATTTAACCACACCAAACACTCTTTTTATGGCACTAAATACGATAAATATTTCATGGAAAAATATACAAAGTAATGAAAATATCCTAAAAGCTTTTGATGAGCTTGGCAAATTTCATGATAAATTTGCAGGTGTTTTAGATGATTTTGAAAAAATCAAAGAAAACATCAAAAGATTAAACACAAATGTAGATAATATGCAAACAAAGCTTACTCATGGAAGTGGAAATATCGCTTCAAGAGTGATAAAACTTAAAGAGCTAGGCGCTAAAACCCAAAAGCTTATAAAATGTGAGATGAGCGATGAAAGTAGTATTTAA
- a CDS encoding YifB family Mg chelatase-like AAA ATPase, with amino-acid sequence MKKLKCASFSTELDIIDVESTFTRGLPGFSIVGLANSTIKESTERVKATLLSQNFNFPAQKITINLSPSDIPKNGSHFDLAIAILILFQKENLDDFFVFGELGLDGSIKSTASLFSILLFLSAKVQNAKVVVPKAIAQKASMIPNLTIYALENLAQAMDFFKEKNYENYHINNAHPLFENAIEINNQKYIKNSIYPYDFKEVKGQENAKFACIIAALGMHNILFEGSPGSGKSMCAKRLPFIMPPQSLKEILAQNAYKSLNSLDDDFSASRVFRSPHHTSTRASIFGGGTKNAKIGEIALANGGVLFFDEFPHFSKQIIESLREPLEDFKILISRVNTKVIYETKFLFACAQNPCPCGNLFSKSLACRCQEMEIKKYKNKISSPILDRIDLYVAMDEISHEDKTSLSSKQMSEMVFKGFLFQKQRKQEEFNAKLNDEQLKQFCILDSTANEILQKAINSYNLSQRGVNKTIKVARTIADLEQSELILKTHILKALSFRMRTT; translated from the coding sequence ATGAAAAAACTAAAATGTGCAAGTTTTTCTACAGAGCTTGATATTATCGATGTAGAATCAACTTTCACAAGAGGTTTGCCAGGTTTTAGTATAGTGGGTCTTGCAAATTCTACCATCAAAGAAAGCACAGAAAGAGTTAAGGCAACTTTACTAAGTCAAAATTTCAATTTCCCAGCTCAAAAAATCACTATCAATCTTAGTCCATCAGATATCCCTAAAAATGGCTCTCATTTTGATTTGGCTATTGCGATTTTGATTTTATTTCAAAAAGAAAATTTAGATGACTTTTTTGTTTTTGGAGAACTTGGTTTAGATGGTAGTATTAAAAGTACTGCTAGTTTATTTTCTATCTTGCTTTTTTTAAGTGCAAAAGTACAAAATGCCAAAGTAGTAGTACCAAAAGCTATTGCACAAAAAGCTTCGATGATACCCAACTTAACAATCTATGCTTTGGAAAATTTAGCTCAAGCTATGGATTTTTTTAAAGAAAAAAATTATGAGAATTATCATATAAATAATGCCCATCCTTTATTTGAAAATGCCATAGAAATTAATAATCAAAAATATATAAAAAATTCTATTTACCCTTATGATTTTAAAGAAGTTAAGGGTCAAGAAAATGCTAAATTTGCTTGTATAATAGCAGCTTTGGGTATGCATAATATTTTATTTGAAGGTAGTCCAGGTAGTGGTAAAAGTATGTGTGCTAAAAGACTTCCTTTCATCATGCCACCGCAAAGTTTGAAGGAAATTTTAGCTCAAAATGCCTATAAGTCATTAAATTCTTTAGACGATGATTTTAGTGCTAGTAGGGTTTTTAGAAGTCCTCATCATACAAGTACTAGGGCTAGTATTTTTGGTGGAGGAACCAAAAATGCCAAGATAGGAGAAATAGCGCTTGCAAATGGAGGGGTTTTGTTTTTTGATGAGTTTCCCCATTTTTCAAAACAAATCATAGAAAGTTTAAGAGAGCCGCTAGAGGATTTTAAAATTCTTATTTCAAGAGTTAATACCAAAGTAATTTATGAAACTAAATTTTTATTTGCTTGTGCGCAAAATCCCTGTCCTTGTGGAAATTTATTTTCTAAAAGTCTTGCATGTCGTTGCCAAGAGATGGAAATTAAAAAATATAAAAATAAAATTTCATCTCCTATTTTAGATAGAATTGATCTTTATGTAGCTATGGATGAGATTTCGCATGAAGATAAAACAAGTTTAAGCTCTAAACAGATGAGTGAAATGGTTTTTAAAGGATTTTTATTTCAAAAGCAAAGAAAACAAGAAGAATTTAATGCTAAATTAAATGATGAACAACTGAAGCAATTTTGTATTTTAGATTCTACTGCGAATGAAATTTTACAAAAGGCTATAAATTCATATAATCTTTCTCAAAGAGGGGTAAATAAAACCATAAAAGTAGCAAGAACTATTGCAGATTTAGAGCAAAGCGAGTTGATTTTAAAAACTCATATTTTAAAAGCATTAAGTTTTAGAATGAGAACTACATAG
- the def gene encoding peptide deformylase — translation MIRKIITYPNPRLFLESKKVENFDKDLHILLDDMYETMIANKGVGLAAIQIDVPIRALLVDIGDEEGEQKEDKQTLLEIINPIITPLDDEKISCNEGCLSIPGFYEDVMRYKNIQLDYQDRFGKPQSLQAHDFLAVAIQHEVDHLDGHLFIEKLSFLKRQKFDKDFKKKSKKNK, via the coding sequence AGAAAAATAATTACCTATCCTAATCCAAGATTATTTTTAGAGTCAAAAAAAGTAGAAAATTTTGATAAAGATTTACATATACTTTTAGATGATATGTATGAAACAATGATAGCTAATAAGGGCGTAGGCTTGGCTGCTATTCAAATTGATGTGCCAATTAGAGCTTTGCTTGTAGATATTGGTGATGAAGAAGGTGAGCAAAAAGAGGATAAGCAAACTCTTTTAGAAATTATTAATCCTATTATAACACCTTTGGATGATGAAAAAATTTCTTGCAATGAAGGTTGTTTAAGTATACCAGGTTTTTATGAAGATGTAATGCGTTATAAAAATATACAACTTGATTATCAAGATAGGTTTGGAAAGCCACAAAGTTTGCAAGCGCATGATTTTTTAGCAGTGGCTATTCAACATGAAGTTGATCATCTTGATGGGCATTTGTTTATAGAAAAACTTTCTTTTTTAAAACGCCAAAAATTTGATAAAGACTTTAAGAAAAAATCCAAAAAGAACAAATGA